CAGCAGTTTCATCACCAATGGCTATATTATCTTGTATATCGTAAATATCAAGATCCATATTGTACATATCAGTGGCGCCTGTTACAGTATTTGTACCATTAAAGGCATTATTTACAGGGTTTAGGTCGTTACTAAGCGGGTTACCATTAATGCTCAATGTTTCGTTAACTGCTAATGAGGCATCCCCTTCCCAAGCCAAAAAACCTATTTTAGCTCCCTCGTTATCTATTACATTAAGGCTAGGTAGGCTAATATTTATAAATGATGGTACATACTGCATACCATCGTATAGGTTAATTTGGTTTAGTGGTAAATCGGGATTAAAGTAAAAAACAATAATTGCCCACCCTCCAAAATTGGTTTTTATATTACAGTACAAAGGGTCGGCTACTTCTGCCGTAAGATCGAGTTCCGAAACGGTATACGTACCGTTACCTGTAGTTTGTACTTGCGTAGTAACATCTGCAAAGGCACTAAAATAATCACGGGTTAACCCATCAGTGTTTAAAGCACTTAACGGAAAATCGCGCGATGCTGTAACAGGGTTTCCATTCAATTCAATATCAAAATCGCCAGTACCCGAGCCTGCCCAATATAAATAGGCTGCAACAACTTGGTCGTTAGCACCCAAGTTTAAATCTGCCGAAGAAGAAGTGAAAATGGTACATGTAGGTTCGGGGTTGTTTTCTGCAGGATTAAGCGTATTACCCACAAACGTAAAATCGTACCTTCCGTTAAACTGTTCGTAAAGTGCTATATCTTGTGCATATCCTAAATAAGCTACAAAAAGCAGCAAAAGCAGATAGGGTAGTTTTTTTTTCACGGCAATTGGCTTTTTTTCTTTAAAATTAGCAAATATTTAATAAAACCAAATTTTTAAGTAAAACAATATAGGTTTAATGTGTACGTTTATAGGTTACGTTGCTTAAAACGGCTAAATATTTTTATATTTTTACCAAAAACTAGAAACATCTCTTTTCGTTTACACCAAACTTAATGTACAGCATAGCGCAATACACTACTTCTCACTATAGTTTATGGAATGATTTTATAGCCCAGACTAAAAATGGAACTTTTCTTTTCCATAGGGATTATATGGAGTACCATAGCGACCGATTTGAGGATTTCTCGTTACTATTATTTAATAATGAAAAGCTTGTTGCTGTTTTTCCTGCCAATAGGGAAGGGGGCGTAGTGCATTCCCATAAAGGACTTACTTACGGAGGGTTGTTGTATGGTAACAAAACAAAACTAGCTGATGTTATTGTATTATATAGGATTTTACTAGAATATCTTGCCAATAATACTATTACTACGTTGCATGTAAAACCCGTGCCCGCTATTTATCACAAATTTCCAGCACAGGAGCAAGAGTATGTTTTGTTTTTGCTTAATGCTACGTTATCGCGTAGGGATGGGCTGTCAGTAATAGATAGAAATAACTTATTACCCGTTACTAAGTCCCGAAAAGAAGCTATTAGGCGCGGTGTTAAAAATGGACTTAGTATAGCAGAGGAGCCGAACTTTAAATTGTTTTGGGAGGAAATTCTTATCCCTAATTTACAACATAGGCATAAAGTAAAACCTGTACATAGTTTGGAAGAAATAATATATTTACATAACAAGTTTCCTGATAGAATACGCCACTTTAATGTATATGATAACGATAGAATTGTGGCAGGCACAACTGTGTACCTTACAGATACCGTAGCACACCCACAATACATATCAGGAGAAGAAGATCGTAATGCACTTGGTAGTCTTGATTATTTGTATAATCACATTATTGATTTATTTGCTGACAAAAGATATTTTGATTTTGGACCCTCTACAGAAGAGCAAGGACTAAAACTCAATCATGGACTAGTATTCTGGAAAGAAAGTTTTGGAGCCAGAACTATAATACAGGACTTTTACGAGATAGATACTGCTAATTTTGGGTTACTAGATACCGTTTTAATTTAAAAGCTTATACTTGAAATTTCTGAAGCAGATAACAGATAATCCTATTTTTAAAGTGTCTTCACTTAATACCATTAGTGTATTGATAAAGATTGCTGGAGGATTATTAGCATCAAAAATAATTGCTATTTTTTTAGGACCGGCAGGTTTGGCGTTGGTAGGAAATTTTAGGAATTTTGTACGACAAGCCGAAGTATTTGGTACACTTGGTTTTGAGAATGGAATTATAAAATATATTGCCGAAAATGAAAACGACGATCCCAAAAAACAGCGTGTAATAACAACCGTTTTTTACAGTGTACTTGCTGCAATTATAGTACTTAGTATTATATTAGTCATTTTTGCTGATACATTAAATACTCTTTTTTTTGGTGATGAGCATACATACGATTGGATTTTTAGGATAATGATTTTAGCATTACCATGGTATATCGGTAATCTAGTTTTTGTAGGTATCCTTAATGGGTTAACACGCTATAAAGAAGTTATAAAAATTAATATTTGGGGTAATGTAACAGGAGTATTATTATCTGCAATATTAATCTGGCAATTAAATGTGCCAGGGGCATTACTGGGGTTAGTAATTTCACCCTCTCTTATGTTTTTAGCTTCTTTTTATTTTCTTAAAAAACAATTAGGAAGTTTTTCATTTTTGCATATTAAAAAGTTTGACAGTTCAATATTAAAAGGGCTATTGTCCTATAGTTTAATGAGTTTGGTAACTACAGCTATAGGACCATTGGTTGCTATTTCGATACGTACACATATTATTGATGACCATAGTGCTAATGAGGCTGGTTTTTGGGAAGCTATGAGTCGAATTTCGTTTTTTTATCTCATGTTTGTCTCAACATTACTAACGGTTTATTTTTTTCCAAAACTTTCGGCTGCAAAAACAAATAAAGAAACAAACAATGTATTTTGGAGCTATTATAAAACAATAGTTCCTATTTTTGGTTTAGGATTACTAACTATATTTTTACTTCGTAACTTCATAGTTCGTTTATTGTTTAATGATGATTTTCTGCCAATGACTGATTTATTTTTATGGCAGTTAATAGGTGATTTTTTAAAAGTAATAGCATTAATATTGGGTTACGAGTTTTTTGCTAAAAAAATGACTAAAGCTTTTATTATTACAGAAATAACATCGTACGTTATTCTATATTTTTCTAGTCACTACTTTATAAGATTATTCGGTGCAGAAGGCGCAGTTATGGGGCACGCCATTACATACATGCTTTATTTATTTGTATTGGGTTTTTATTTTAGGAAAAAGCTCTTTATATCGAATAAATAGGGTTTTTAACCTAAAGTTTACTGTCGTTCTTTGAGGTAGTTGCCCTTTTTTATTAAGTTTACCCTACACGTTCACTAATTTAAAATATTAAACATGAAAATTTTTTTTATTGCGGCAATGTTTGCTGCTGGTAGCGGTATAATAACTGCTCAAACCATTTACACTTCAAATGGGGTGCTAACGTCTAATCGTAATGTTAGTTTATCCGGAAGAAATTTAGATTTTCAGTCAACATTTGGTCATTTATTTATAAATGGAACTACAGGCTACATAGGCGTAAATAACACTACACCTACTGAGACTTTAGATGTTATTGGCAATTTAAAAGCAAATATTAGCATTTTTCAGGGTAATTTCCCCAGTGCATCTCAGTATGAGACATTCGCATCTTCAGATGAAATGAACAATAAATCCAGAGTTATTGCTGGTGGGGCTCTGTTAAACCCCACAACAGGGGCTAGAACTTTTGGTTTTTACGATTATCCAAAATCTAACCTATTACCTAACGGTGCTGTTTTTATGACTGTTCAAGACAGAAACTACAGGTCTAGATACAGGTTTTGGGCAGATAATGCTGGTGGCTCCTATATGAATTTGTATGATAGTACCCAACAAGTAAACTTTGGAGTAACCGACGATGGTAGTAGTAACATAACAGTAGTAATGCCTAAAGTTAATACGTATATGTGTATAGGCACAACTTCTTATACTGACGGT
The Flavobacterium litorale genome window above contains:
- a CDS encoding GNAT family N-acetyltransferase, encoding MYSIAQYTTSHYSLWNDFIAQTKNGTFLFHRDYMEYHSDRFEDFSLLLFNNEKLVAVFPANREGGVVHSHKGLTYGGLLYGNKTKLADVIVLYRILLEYLANNTITTLHVKPVPAIYHKFPAQEQEYVLFLLNATLSRRDGLSVIDRNNLLPVTKSRKEAIRRGVKNGLSIAEEPNFKLFWEEILIPNLQHRHKVKPVHSLEEIIYLHNKFPDRIRHFNVYDNDRIVAGTTVYLTDTVAHPQYISGEEDRNALGSLDYLYNHIIDLFADKRYFDFGPSTEEQGLKLNHGLVFWKESFGARTIIQDFYEIDTANFGLLDTVLI
- a CDS encoding O-antigen translocase, whose translation is MKFLKQITDNPIFKVSSLNTISVLIKIAGGLLASKIIAIFLGPAGLALVGNFRNFVRQAEVFGTLGFENGIIKYIAENENDDPKKQRVITTVFYSVLAAIIVLSIILVIFADTLNTLFFGDEHTYDWIFRIMILALPWYIGNLVFVGILNGLTRYKEVIKINIWGNVTGVLLSAILIWQLNVPGALLGLVISPSLMFLASFYFLKKQLGSFSFLHIKKFDSSILKGLLSYSLMSLVTTAIGPLVAISIRTHIIDDHSANEAGFWEAMSRISFFYLMFVSTLLTVYFFPKLSAAKTNKETNNVFWSYYKTIVPIFGLGLLTIFLLRNFIVRLLFNDDFLPMTDLFLWQLIGDFLKVIALILGYEFFAKKMTKAFIITEITSYVILYFSSHYFIRLFGAEGAVMGHAITYMLYLFVLGFYFRKKLFISNK